A genome region from Stenotrophomonas maltophilia includes the following:
- a CDS encoding NAD(P)H-hydrate dehydratase, which translates to MANLADLFDSVAARALDAQASALAADGGWGLMAQAGQAALQCLLQHWPQARRIGVVVGAGNNGGDGLVLARHARQAGRVVAVIALPGKPPSTVLAQRAASDFKSDGGIVMEFDGALPEADIWVDALFGLGFDRAPEGAAQALIAAVNAQAAPVLALDVPSGVDADRGAVPGVAVNAALTLQFIVAHRGLYTGDALDHCGQKALAPLQLPAAAWQGASPAAEHWTQARLPALLPPRRANTHKGESGHVLCVGGNHGSGGAIAMAAEAALRAGAGLLSLGTRRDHVGPLLARLPEAMTHALEDGDVLPALLDKARVVAIGPGLGQDEWARALFARVLAGDKPLVVDADALNLLAQDPRALPDAILTPHPGEAARLLGCSTADIQADRYRCAQALAERFHAVVVLKGAGSIVTAPGQAPRLIAAGNPGMAVGGMGDLLTGIIASLRAQGLAAFDAAAAGALLHALAGDAAAADGARGLLPTDLLVPLRRLANPERSS; encoded by the coding sequence ATGGCCAACCTTGCCGATCTGTTCGATTCCGTCGCTGCGCGTGCGCTTGATGCGCAGGCCTCGGCACTGGCTGCCGATGGCGGCTGGGGCCTGATGGCGCAGGCCGGCCAGGCCGCCTTGCAGTGCCTGCTGCAGCACTGGCCGCAGGCGCGGCGGATCGGCGTGGTGGTCGGAGCCGGCAACAACGGCGGCGACGGCCTGGTGCTGGCCCGCCATGCACGGCAGGCGGGGCGCGTGGTGGCGGTGATCGCCTTGCCGGGCAAGCCACCTTCAACCGTGCTGGCACAGCGTGCAGCATCGGATTTCAAATCCGACGGCGGCATTGTCATGGAATTCGATGGGGCCCTGCCCGAGGCGGATATCTGGGTCGATGCCCTGTTCGGGCTGGGCTTCGACCGCGCGCCCGAAGGCGCGGCGCAGGCGCTGATCGCCGCCGTCAATGCACAGGCAGCACCGGTGCTGGCGCTGGACGTCCCCAGTGGCGTGGATGCCGACCGCGGCGCGGTGCCGGGTGTGGCGGTGAACGCCGCGCTGACCCTGCAGTTCATCGTGGCGCATCGCGGCCTGTATACCGGGGATGCGCTGGATCATTGCGGGCAGAAGGCGTTGGCACCGCTGCAGCTGCCAGCGGCTGCATGGCAGGGCGCATCGCCCGCCGCGGAGCACTGGACACAGGCGCGTTTGCCGGCACTGCTGCCACCACGCCGCGCCAACACTCACAAGGGCGAATCCGGGCATGTGCTGTGCGTCGGCGGCAACCATGGCAGCGGTGGGGCCATCGCGATGGCAGCCGAAGCGGCACTGCGTGCCGGTGCGGGGTTGTTGAGCCTGGGCACCCGGCGCGATCACGTCGGCCCGTTGCTGGCTCGGCTGCCCGAGGCCATGACCCATGCGCTTGAAGATGGCGATGTGCTGCCGGCGCTGCTGGACAAGGCCAGGGTGGTGGCGATCGGCCCCGGCCTGGGCCAGGACGAATGGGCGCGCGCACTGTTTGCGCGGGTGCTGGCCGGCGACAAACCGCTGGTGGTTGATGCCGATGCACTGAATCTGCTGGCGCAGGATCCGCGCGCGCTACCGGACGCCATCCTTACGCCACACCCGGGCGAGGCCGCGCGCCTGCTCGGCTGCAGTACCGCCGACATCCAGGCCGATCGCTACCGCTGTGCGCAGGCGTTGGCCGAACGCTTCCACGCCGTGGTGGTGCTGAAGGGCGCGGGCAGCATCGTGACGGCCCCAGGGCAGGCTCCCCGACTGATCGCTGCAGGCAATCCCGGCATGGCCGTAGGGGGCATGGGCGACCTGCTCACCGGCATCATTGCCAGCCTGCGCGCGCAGGGGCTGGCCGCCTTCGACGCTGCCGCCGCTGGTGCACTGCTGCATGCGCTCGCTGGCGACGCTGCGGCCGCCGACGGCGCACGCGGCCTGCTTCCCACTGATCTGCTGGTGCCGCTGCGGCGACTGGCCAACCCGGAACGCTCTTCATGA
- a CDS encoding N-acetylmuramoyl-L-alanine amidase, with protein MRPGNRLIAICAAVGLGLASVSAWAGEVRQVLLNTGATGTRAEISLVGSGGYKTLSLAGPNRLVVDFPDSSAIRNLKMPAAQGVVTAVRTGQPVPGTFRVVFDLAESVAPFRPQMQREGNESKLVIEWPGDGPAVAASRPAVTPAVQPQAPVATPAPTPAESAQSRTDAARATALLTAQVRQQASATAAAPATPTPAPSTAPAQVAAAGTVASSSPSSSPAAILAGQRTAAVVTTPPATVPAPAPTPVEPPRPAMPSDASRIRMQAGMRHLVVAIDPGHGGQDPGAIGPTGKREKDVTLAVARELARQVNATPGLKAYLTRDSDVFIPLPMRAQKARANKADIFISIHADAAENRSATGSSVYVLSTKGASSQRARWLADKENAADLVGGVRLQQTEGTLANVLLDLAQSGYMKASEDAAGHVLGGLKRIGNNHKPNIERANFAVLRTSDMPAMLVETAFISNPDEERRLIDPAYQRKIAGAVLDGVHTFFSRQPPPGTLYAARAQAEIDAAGTMAGGSK; from the coding sequence ATGCGCCCGGGGAACCGTCTCATCGCCATCTGTGCTGCCGTCGGACTGGGTCTGGCGAGCGTCAGTGCGTGGGCCGGTGAGGTCCGCCAGGTTCTGCTGAATACGGGCGCCACCGGCACCCGTGCCGAGATTTCGCTGGTCGGTAGTGGCGGTTACAAGACCCTGTCGCTGGCCGGACCGAACCGCCTGGTGGTCGATTTCCCGGACTCCAGCGCCATACGCAACCTGAAGATGCCGGCTGCGCAGGGCGTGGTTACGGCGGTGCGGACTGGACAGCCGGTGCCGGGGACCTTCCGTGTCGTTTTCGACCTCGCTGAATCGGTGGCGCCGTTCCGCCCGCAGATGCAGCGCGAGGGCAATGAATCCAAGCTGGTGATCGAATGGCCGGGCGATGGCCCGGCCGTGGCCGCCAGCCGTCCTGCAGTGACGCCGGCGGTGCAGCCGCAGGCACCGGTGGCCACGCCCGCGCCGACCCCGGCCGAAAGCGCGCAGTCGCGTACCGATGCCGCGCGTGCGACCGCGCTGCTGACCGCGCAGGTGCGGCAGCAGGCCAGTGCCACTGCTGCCGCACCGGCCACGCCGACCCCGGCGCCGTCCACTGCACCAGCCCAGGTTGCGGCTGCCGGTACCGTGGCCAGCAGCTCGCCTTCTTCCTCGCCGGCCGCGATCCTCGCCGGCCAGCGCACCGCCGCCGTGGTGACCACGCCGCCGGCGACCGTACCGGCACCGGCACCGACGCCGGTGGAACCGCCGCGTCCGGCCATGCCCAGTGATGCCTCGCGCATCCGCATGCAGGCCGGCATGCGTCATCTGGTGGTCGCCATCGATCCCGGCCACGGTGGCCAGGATCCGGGCGCGATCGGCCCGACCGGCAAGCGCGAAAAGGATGTCACCCTCGCGGTGGCCCGTGAGCTTGCCCGCCAGGTCAACGCCACGCCGGGCCTGAAGGCGTACCTGACCCGCGACAGCGACGTGTTCATCCCGCTGCCGATGCGCGCGCAGAAGGCGCGTGCGAACAAGGCCGACATCTTCATTTCGATCCACGCCGATGCGGCCGAAAACCGTTCGGCCACTGGCTCGTCGGTCTATGTGCTGTCGACCAAGGGTGCTTCTTCGCAGCGCGCCCGCTGGCTGGCGGACAAGGAAAACGCGGCCGATCTGGTGGGTGGCGTGCGCCTGCAGCAGACCGAGGGCACGCTCGCCAACGTGTTGCTGGACCTGGCCCAGAGCGGTTACATGAAGGCCTCCGAAGACGCCGCCGGCCACGTGCTGGGCGGCCTGAAGCGGATCGGCAACAACCACAAGCCGAACATCGAACGCGCCAACTTCGCCGTGCTGCGCACCTCGGACATGCCGGCCATGCTGGTGGAAACCGCGTTCATCTCCAACCCGGACGAAGAGCGCCGCCTGATCGATCCGGCCTACCAGCGCAAGATTGCCGGTGCCGTGCTCGACGGTGTGCACACCTTCTTCAGCCGCCAGCCACCGCCGGGGACGCTGTACGCGGCCCGTGCCCAGGCCGAGATCGACGCTGCCGGCACCATGGCCGGCGGCAGCAAATAA
- the xseA gene encoding exodeoxyribonuclease VII large subunit: MQPRNNDILTPSQLNTLARDLLEGSFPAIWVEAELGSVARPASGHLYFTLKDARAQLRAAMFRMKAQYLKFVPREGMRVLVRGKVTLYDARGEYQMVLDHMEEAGEGALRRAFEELKARLEAEGLFDPARKRPLPAHVQRLAVITSPTGAAVRDVLSVLSRRFPLLEVDLLPTLVQGSTAAAQITRLLQAADASGRYDVILLTRGGGSLEDLWAFNDEALARAIAASHTPVVSAVGHETDFSLSDFAADLRAPTPSVAAELLVPDQRELALRLRRTAARMVQLQRHAMQQAMQRADRALLRLNAQSPQARLELLRRRQLDLGRRLHAAFNQQQERRAARLRHAAAVLRGHHPQRQLDAMQRRLAALRGRPQAAMQRLLERDALRLRGLARSLEAVSPLATVARGYSILTRSDDGTLVRKVDQVQSGDALQARVGDGVIDVQVK; encoded by the coding sequence ATGCAGCCACGCAACAACGACATCCTCACCCCCAGCCAGCTCAACACCCTGGCCCGTGACCTGCTGGAAGGCAGCTTCCCGGCGATCTGGGTCGAGGCCGAGCTTGGCAGCGTGGCGCGCCCCGCCTCCGGGCATCTCTACTTCACGCTGAAGGACGCGCGCGCCCAGCTGCGGGCGGCGATGTTCCGGATGAAGGCGCAGTACCTGAAGTTCGTGCCGCGCGAGGGCATGCGCGTGCTGGTGCGCGGCAAGGTGACCCTGTACGACGCCCGTGGCGAGTACCAGATGGTGCTGGACCACATGGAGGAAGCCGGCGAAGGCGCGCTGCGCCGCGCATTCGAGGAACTGAAGGCACGGCTGGAGGCCGAGGGCCTGTTCGACCCGGCGCGCAAGCGGCCGCTGCCCGCACATGTGCAACGCCTGGCGGTGATCACCTCTCCCACCGGCGCCGCCGTGCGCGATGTGCTGAGCGTGCTGTCCCGCCGCTTCCCGCTGCTGGAAGTGGACCTGCTGCCGACCCTGGTACAGGGCAGCACGGCCGCCGCGCAGATCACCCGCCTGCTGCAGGCCGCCGATGCCAGTGGCCGCTACGACGTGATCCTGCTGACCCGCGGTGGCGGTTCGCTGGAAGACCTGTGGGCGTTCAACGATGAAGCGCTGGCCCGCGCGATTGCGGCCAGCCACACGCCGGTCGTCTCGGCCGTTGGCCACGAAACCGACTTCAGCCTGAGCGACTTCGCCGCCGACCTGCGCGCGCCGACACCGTCGGTGGCCGCCGAACTTCTGGTGCCGGACCAGCGCGAACTGGCGCTGCGCCTGCGCCGCACGGCCGCACGCATGGTGCAGCTGCAACGGCACGCGATGCAGCAGGCGATGCAGCGTGCCGACCGCGCACTGCTGCGCCTGAACGCGCAGAGCCCGCAGGCACGGCTGGAGCTGCTGCGCCGCCGCCAACTGGACCTTGGCAGGCGCCTGCATGCCGCGTTCAACCAGCAGCAGGAACGTCGTGCCGCACGCCTGCGCCACGCTGCCGCCGTGCTGCGCGGCCACCATCCACAGCGCCAGCTCGATGCGATGCAGCGTCGCCTGGCCGCCCTTCGCGGGCGTCCGCAGGCGGCAATGCAGCGCCTGCTGGAACGCGATGCACTGCGCCTGCGCGGGCTGGCGCGTTCGCTGGAGGCGGTCAGCCCGCTGGCCACCGTGGCCCGTGGCTACAGCATCCTCACCCGCAGCGACGATGGCACCCTGGTGAGGAAGGTCGACCAGGTGCAGTCTGGCGATGCGCTGCAGGCACGTGTCGGCGACGGCGTGATCGACGTGCAGGTCAAGTAG
- a CDS encoding M48 family metallopeptidase: MRNDPFSRSSQGPQRRGLFGNIRWWVLLLAAGYALFYWFSNRTVDPYTGEKVMIDSSLDARQETALGLQAYQQILSQERPMDPNAPIARDVRDIAQRLIAKVDVVETALAQEHGVQPAHFARDFQWEVNVIPSEQANAFCLPGGKMAVYTGLVPVARTRDAMAVVMGHEIAHALLRHGAQRMAQQKLTQIGQVAGAASGMDAQQQQMMMSAMGYGYLLPYARSHETQADEVGLMLAAAACFDPREAVPLWQRMGQASGGQAPPEFASTHPNPGTRIQNLQALMPKALEYRQKFCEQAK; this comes from the coding sequence ATGCGCAACGATCCCTTCTCCCGCTCGTCGCAAGGTCCGCAGCGGCGTGGCCTGTTCGGCAACATCCGCTGGTGGGTGCTGCTGCTTGCCGCCGGCTATGCGCTGTTCTACTGGTTCTCCAACCGCACGGTCGATCCGTACACCGGCGAGAAGGTGATGATCGACAGCAGCCTGGACGCGCGCCAGGAAACCGCGCTGGGACTGCAGGCCTACCAGCAGATCCTGTCGCAGGAACGGCCGATGGACCCCAATGCACCGATCGCGCGCGATGTGCGCGACATCGCCCAGCGGCTGATCGCCAAGGTGGACGTGGTGGAGACCGCGCTGGCGCAGGAGCATGGTGTGCAGCCGGCACATTTCGCGCGGGATTTCCAGTGGGAAGTGAACGTGATCCCGTCCGAGCAGGCCAATGCGTTCTGCCTGCCGGGCGGCAAGATGGCGGTCTACACCGGGCTGGTGCCGGTAGCGCGCACCCGCGATGCGATGGCGGTGGTGATGGGTCATGAGATCGCCCACGCGCTGCTGCGCCATGGTGCACAGCGCATGGCACAGCAGAAGCTGACCCAGATCGGGCAGGTGGCCGGCGCCGCCAGTGGCATGGATGCGCAGCAGCAACAGATGATGATGTCGGCGATGGGCTATGGGTATCTGCTGCCCTATGCGCGCAGCCACGAGACGCAGGCGGACGAAGTGGGGCTGATGCTGGCCGCAGCGGCCTGCTTCGATCCCCGCGAGGCGGTGCCGCTGTGGCAGCGCATGGGCCAGGCCAGTGGCGGCCAGGCGCCGCCGGAGTTCGCCTCCACCCACCCGAACCCGGGCACCCGCATCCAGAACCTGCAGGCGCTGATGCCGAAGGCGCTCGAGTACCGGCAGAAGTTCTGCGAGCAGGCAAAGTAG
- a CDS encoding formylglycine-generating enzyme family protein, whose protein sequence is MRFPLSPVLCTALAVALAGCTPSPSAPADRAASGEAPGAEGADTGTDASPQAGQGSVTIAGEDAAEDVQQWTPPRVDRQGRSLAQLRRGAEQAFAEGRLYEDADAAIPLWLAVQEEDPDDRQARLGLQRARQRLQQLADALLVRPLKQREALAEASRQALVLLTLAPKDEKVRALQARVELAQRVVAYNRAGEEDLRSDRIGEDGDGAIGNFREALALDEDNSRARQGLAAAESGLIRRAEDAARARDFASAGTWLAEASKVRDSSPTIADAFERIEQIRAATLLQLRDDGLRDLATPQGLKPAREKLAEALRIALPGDAVVGQLRERIDLATHYGSFRPGQVFSDAMRDGGRGPQMVVVPHGGFQMGAGDAEPGSSDAERPSHYVRFDRGFAMAITEITVSDFERYVKASNARPRATRRGHSVVYDERSGNFIRRSGVDWRSDYDGGRALGNSPVMHVSVRDAENYAAWLSEQTGRSYRLPSEAEFEYALRAGSSGRYPWGDAGVPPPGSGNFTGSKDVSPSGRHWHNAFIGYGDGWWGPAPVASFQANAFGLHDMGGNLSEWVADCWHASYRRAPSDGVAWFNPGCRSRVIRGGNWANAPEQTRAAWRQSQDSDTTNARIGFRLVRGI, encoded by the coding sequence TTGCGTTTTCCGTTGTCGCCCGTGCTGTGCACCGCCCTGGCCGTGGCCCTGGCCGGCTGCACGCCGTCGCCGTCCGCGCCGGCGGACAGGGCCGCCAGCGGAGAGGCGCCCGGGGCCGAGGGGGCCGACACCGGCACCGATGCCAGTCCGCAGGCCGGGCAGGGTAGCGTGACCATCGCCGGTGAAGATGCCGCCGAGGACGTACAGCAGTGGACGCCGCCACGGGTGGACCGCCAGGGCCGCAGCCTGGCCCAGTTGCGTCGCGGCGCCGAGCAGGCGTTCGCCGAAGGGCGGCTCTATGAAGATGCGGACGCTGCCATTCCGCTGTGGCTGGCGGTGCAGGAAGAAGACCCGGATGATCGCCAGGCCCGGCTGGGCCTGCAGCGTGCCCGGCAGCGACTGCAGCAGCTGGCCGATGCCCTGCTGGTGCGGCCGCTGAAGCAGCGCGAGGCACTGGCCGAGGCCAGCCGCCAGGCACTGGTGCTGCTGACCCTGGCGCCGAAGGATGAGAAGGTGCGTGCGCTGCAGGCGCGGGTGGAGCTGGCGCAGCGCGTGGTGGCCTACAACCGTGCCGGCGAGGAGGACCTGCGCTCGGATCGGATCGGCGAGGATGGCGACGGTGCCATCGGCAATTTCCGTGAGGCGCTGGCGCTGGATGAAGACAACAGCCGCGCACGGCAGGGCTTGGCAGCAGCCGAGAGCGGCTTGATCCGCCGTGCCGAAGACGCCGCGCGGGCGCGCGATTTCGCCAGCGCGGGTACCTGGCTGGCCGAAGCCAGCAAAGTGCGCGATTCGTCGCCGACGATTGCCGACGCGTTCGAGCGCATCGAGCAGATCCGCGCCGCCACGCTGCTGCAGCTGCGTGATGACGGCCTGCGCGACCTCGCTACGCCGCAGGGCCTGAAACCGGCGCGCGAGAAACTGGCCGAAGCGCTGCGCATCGCCCTGCCGGGTGACGCCGTGGTGGGGCAGTTGCGCGAGCGCATCGACCTGGCTACCCATTACGGCAGCTTCCGGCCAGGACAGGTGTTCAGCGACGCCATGCGCGATGGCGGGCGCGGGCCGCAGATGGTGGTGGTGCCTCACGGTGGTTTCCAGATGGGCGCGGGCGATGCCGAGCCGGGCTCGAGTGATGCCGAGCGTCCGTCGCACTACGTGCGCTTCGATCGTGGCTTTGCAATGGCGATCACCGAGATCACCGTCAGCGATTTCGAGCGCTACGTGAAAGCATCCAATGCGCGTCCACGCGCGACCCGGCGCGGCCATTCGGTGGTCTACGACGAACGCAGCGGCAATTTCATCCGCCGCAGTGGCGTGGACTGGCGCTCGGACTATGACGGCGGCCGCGCGCTGGGCAACTCGCCGGTGATGCACGTCAGTGTGCGTGATGCCGAGAACTATGCGGCGTGGCTGTCCGAGCAGACCGGCCGCAGCTACCGGCTGCCCAGCGAAGCCGAGTTCGAGTACGCGCTGCGCGCTGGCAGCAGTGGCCGCTATCCGTGGGGCGATGCAGGCGTGCCGCCGCCAGGCAGCGGCAACTTTACCGGCAGCAAGGACGTTTCGCCTTCGGGCCGGCACTGGCACAACGCGTTCATCGGGTATGGCGATGGCTGGTGGGGACCGGCGCCGGTGGCCAGCTTCCAGGCCAATGCATTCGGCCTGCACGACATGGGCGGCAACCTCAGTGAATGGGTGGCCGACTGCTGGCATGCCAGCTACCGCCGCGCACCGTCCGATGGCGTCGCCTGGTTCAACCCGGGCTGCCGGTCGCGCGTGATCCGCGGTGGCAACTGGGCCAATGCCCCCGAGCAGACCCGTGCGGCCTGGCGGCAGTCCCAGGATTCGGATACCACCAACGCCCGCATCGGCTTCCGCCTGGTACGCGGCATCTGA
- the rnd gene encoding ribonuclease D: protein MATWITTPAELDAYFQQRPTRIGLDTEFIRERTFWPQLALVQMAVGQDILLIDPLIPGMTEALAPWLADESITKVMHSASEDLVAFKWACGVLPRPLFDTQIGASLAGIGGGMGYQKLVAEITGVALAKGETRSDWMRRPLSESQLQYAADDVEHLFALHDAINARLQALGRQQWLHDDGERLLASVANDEDRWPHLAMRSAQFLDAAAQHRLLRLLRWRDVQARNSDRPRSWILDNELAATLARTPPADEAALGKLFEQFPKAPRKLAGAVWQALSTPLADEADAPLALPANDSNKQALKKLQDAVAERSRELGLPDGILASRKHLESYLERRQWPAALAGWRQQELESRLQALLPAH, encoded by the coding sequence GTGGCAACCTGGATCACCACCCCCGCCGAGCTGGATGCGTACTTCCAGCAGCGCCCGACCCGCATCGGCCTGGACACCGAATTCATCCGTGAACGCACGTTCTGGCCGCAACTGGCGCTGGTGCAGATGGCCGTTGGGCAGGACATCCTGCTGATCGACCCGCTGATTCCCGGCATGACCGAGGCGCTGGCGCCGTGGCTGGCCGATGAATCCATCACCAAGGTGATGCACAGCGCCAGCGAAGACCTGGTTGCCTTCAAGTGGGCCTGCGGCGTCCTGCCGCGACCGCTGTTCGACACCCAGATCGGTGCCTCGCTGGCCGGCATCGGCGGCGGCATGGGCTACCAGAAGCTGGTGGCGGAGATCACTGGCGTAGCGCTGGCCAAGGGCGAGACCCGCTCGGACTGGATGCGCCGCCCGCTGTCCGAGTCGCAGCTGCAGTACGCCGCCGATGACGTCGAGCATCTGTTCGCACTGCACGACGCCATCAATGCCAGGCTGCAGGCGCTCGGCCGCCAGCAGTGGCTGCACGACGATGGCGAGCGGCTGCTGGCCAGCGTCGCCAACGATGAAGACCGCTGGCCGCACCTGGCGATGCGCTCGGCACAGTTCCTTGATGCTGCCGCCCAGCACCGCCTGCTGCGCCTGCTGCGCTGGCGCGACGTGCAGGCACGCAACAGCGACCGCCCGCGAAGCTGGATCCTGGACAACGAACTGGCCGCCACCCTCGCGCGCACGCCACCGGCCGACGAGGCTGCGCTGGGCAAGCTGTTCGAACAGTTCCCGAAGGCACCGCGCAAGCTGGCCGGCGCTGTCTGGCAGGCGCTGTCCACGCCGCTGGCCGATGAAGCCGACGCGCCGCTGGCGCTGCCGGCCAACGACAGCAACAAGCAGGCCCTGAAGAAGCTGCAGGATGCGGTGGCCGAGCGCAGCCGTGAGCTGGGGCTGCCGGATGGCATTCTCGCCTCGCGCAAGCATCTGGAAAGCTATCTGGAACGTCGCCAGTGGCCGGCCGCACTGGCCGGCTGGCGCCAGCAGGAACTGGAGTCGCGGCTGCAGGCACTGTTGCCCGCGCACTGA
- the tsaE gene encoding tRNA (adenosine(37)-N6)-threonylcarbamoyltransferase complex ATPase subunit type 1 TsaE: MTDFFLADSDATELLGQWLAATRPPQALIELRGDLGAGKSTTARALLRALGVQGAIRSPTYTLVERYPLASGGEAWHLDLYRIGQAGELDFLGLDEGSAVLWLVEWPERGAGALPPTDLVVALEIEGQGRRVRLTGASDVGNEWLKRLPQGGDLQAISVG; this comes from the coding sequence ATGACTGATTTCTTCCTTGCCGACAGCGACGCAACCGAACTGCTCGGGCAGTGGCTGGCGGCGACCCGACCGCCGCAGGCGCTGATCGAACTGCGCGGCGACCTCGGTGCCGGCAAGTCCACCACGGCCCGTGCACTGTTGCGCGCGCTGGGTGTGCAGGGTGCCATCCGCAGCCCGACCTATACCCTGGTCGAGCGCTATCCGCTGGCCAGTGGCGGCGAGGCCTGGCACCTGGACCTGTATCGCATCGGCCAGGCCGGCGAGCTGGATTTCCTTGGCCTGGATGAGGGCAGCGCGGTGTTGTGGCTGGTCGAATGGCCCGAGCGGGGCGCCGGCGCGTTGCCACCGACCGATCTGGTGGTAGCGCTGGAAATCGAGGGTCAGGGACGCCGCGTGCGTCTCACTGGGGCCAGCGACGTGGGGAATGAATGGCTGAAACGGCTCCCTCAAGGGGGCGACTTGCAGGCCATTTCTGTCGGCTGA
- the queG gene encoding tRNA epoxyqueuosine(34) reductase QueG → MSPALTPVDPAQAVQRIRELARAHGFQRCGIAGIELGEDEAHLADWLGQGLYGTMDWMARHGTLRARPAELLPGTVRVISVGMDYSHKDDTEAWATLADPGRAYVARYALGRDYHKLMRNRLQKLATQINDEVAPLGYRVFVDSAPVLERALARNAGLGWIGKHTCLIDRHGGSWFFIGEIYIDIPLPIDVAATAHCGTCTRCIDVCPTRAITGPQRLDARRCISYLTIEHDGAIPEDMRPLMGNRIYGCDDCQLVCPWNKFAKRTDEADFRARNNLDTARLDQLFAWDEAEFLHRTEGSPIRRSGHERWLRNIAVALGNAPTTAETLAALHTRADHPSPLVREHVQWALGQHAPR, encoded by the coding sequence ATGTCCCCCGCCCTCACCCCTGTCGATCCGGCCCAAGCCGTGCAGCGCATCCGCGAACTGGCGCGTGCGCATGGCTTCCAGCGCTGCGGTATCGCCGGCATCGAGCTGGGCGAGGATGAGGCGCACCTGGCCGACTGGCTGGGCCAGGGCCTGTACGGCACGATGGACTGGATGGCGCGCCACGGCACCCTGCGCGCGCGTCCCGCCGAGCTGCTGCCCGGCACGGTGCGGGTGATCTCGGTAGGCATGGACTACAGCCACAAGGACGACACCGAAGCCTGGGCCACCCTGGCCGATCCCGGCCGCGCCTACGTGGCGCGCTACGCGCTGGGCCGCGACTACCACAAGCTGATGCGCAACCGGCTGCAGAAGCTGGCCACGCAGATCAACGACGAAGTGGCGCCGCTGGGCTACCGCGTGTTCGTCGATTCGGCCCCCGTGCTGGAACGCGCACTGGCGCGCAACGCCGGGCTGGGCTGGATCGGCAAGCACACCTGCCTGATCGATCGCCACGGCGGTTCGTGGTTCTTCATCGGCGAGATCTACATCGATATCCCGCTGCCGATCGATGTGGCGGCCACGGCACACTGCGGCACCTGCACGCGCTGCATCGATGTCTGTCCCACCCGTGCGATCACCGGGCCGCAGCGACTGGACGCACGGCGCTGCATTTCCTACCTGACCATCGAGCACGATGGCGCCATTCCCGAAGACATGCGGCCATTGATGGGCAACCGCATCTACGGCTGCGACGACTGCCAGCTGGTCTGCCCCTGGAACAAGTTCGCCAAGCGCACCGACGAAGCCGACTTCCGCGCACGCAACAACCTCGACACTGCCCGCCTGGACCAGCTGTTCGCCTGGGACGAAGCCGAGTTCCTGCACCGCACCGAAGGCAGCCCGATCCGGCGCAGCGGCCACGAGCGCTGGCTGCGCAACATCGCCGTAGCACTGGGCAATGCGCCGACCACGGCCGAAACGCTGGCCGCGCTGCACACCCGCGCCGACCATCCCTCCCCCCTGGTGCGCGAACACGTGCAGTGGGCGCTGGGCCAGCACGCACCGCGCTGA